A region of Novipirellula aureliae DNA encodes the following proteins:
- a CDS encoding 2-phosphosulfolactate phosphatase: MDTSFLSASASTDADVAIVIDVLRASSVMVAALAAGARRVITTREVDDARDLAEEYTSDRDLTPLLCGERQCTRIEGFDLGNSPASYTASRVKNRDLILTTTNGTQAIAAAASAKEVWIGCFLNLSAIARSLPADSNVDLICAGTNGSITMEDVLFAGAVLSICDQRFELELNDESIIARQLWRSSFGRETMPSPEELSEVLKRSQGGRNLVRVGYESDIGLCANVDAYCLIPKRVHEEPAVFAVE; this comes from the coding sequence ATGGATACTTCCTTTCTATCCGCTTCCGCGAGCACCGATGCGGATGTGGCCATCGTGATCGATGTTCTACGTGCTTCTTCGGTGATGGTAGCGGCGTTGGCCGCCGGTGCTCGTCGAGTGATCACGACTCGCGAAGTCGACGACGCTCGTGATCTGGCGGAAGAATATACATCGGATCGCGACTTAACACCGCTGCTTTGCGGAGAACGACAATGCACTCGAATCGAAGGCTTCGATCTCGGTAACTCGCCTGCATCTTATACAGCGAGTCGAGTGAAAAACCGTGACCTGATTTTAACGACAACCAACGGCACCCAAGCGATCGCGGCTGCAGCCTCGGCAAAAGAGGTTTGGATTGGCTGCTTTTTAAACCTGTCCGCAATCGCTAGATCGTTGCCGGCCGATTCAAACGTTGATTTGATCTGCGCTGGGACCAATGGATCGATCACAATGGAAGACGTCTTATTCGCCGGTGCCGTCCTATCGATCTGCGATCAGCGGTTCGAGCTGGAATTGAATGATGAATCGATCATTGCTCGACAATTATGGAGATCGTCGTTTGGACGAGAGACAATGCCTTCACCAGAGGAACTAAGCGAAGTTCTGAAACGATCCCAGGGAGGCCGAAACTTGGTTCGTGTTGGCTACGAATCGGATATTGGTTTGTGTGCGAATGTGGATGCTTATTGCCTGATCCCAAAGCGGGTACACGAAGAACCGGCTGTGTTTGCAGTGGAATAG
- a CDS encoding CPXCG motif-containing cysteine-rich protein → MDTEASYVCDSCGEEIVIPLDPSAGSHQQYVEDCPVCCNPSVIHVDWVDDEARTWAEPEQDRF, encoded by the coding sequence ATGGACACCGAAGCGAGCTATGTTTGTGACAGTTGTGGGGAAGAGATTGTGATTCCACTCGATCCATCGGCTGGAAGCCATCAACAATATGTAGAAGATTGTCCCGTTTGCTGTAACCCCAGCGTTATCCATGTCGATTGGGTCGACGACGAAGCTCGCACTTGGGCAGAACCGGAACAGGATCGGTTTTAG